AAGCCACAGAACAGATTTAGGGTAGAAGTGGAATGCTATTCTCTTATTAATGATCCAAAAGTTCcttatgtttctgtgattttcTAAAACAGACACTGCTTGCATTATCTGACATACTGCTGTTGTCTTTCAGGAATACTGGAATGCTGGTACCCCAATGACATTGAGCGATTCTGATACTGTGAGCCTCTGTCTGATTGCTTTGTCCTTCCGATGTTAATACAGAATGTGGAGAACGATGGTAAAAGTTGGCTCGCTCCTTTTGTGCTACTCCAGCCAAGAAAAGGCTTCTTATTCCCATGACGTTGATGTTCTCACTCTCCTAGCAACACCCAGTTAATTGAAAGTCAAGGAGGAGGATTTGATGATCGGTTCCAGTTGGATCGAAAGCTGTATCCATCATCCCAAGGAGAAGATGAAATTTCCATTCTATTGGCCTTTTGTCCAAGCGGCCCAATAACATTTCGTTCTGGATACTGGAAGATAAAGACTGTTCTGGTTATGGCTACTGATCCTACGTGATAAGTGTGCGGCCGCAAGCTCTTGGACTCATGACTGGGTATACCATGTTGCGGAATGGGGGCGTAGGCAACGGAGGCCAACCGTGGATGTTACGATGGTCCAGTCGCATTCGTCTCACTTGGCTGAGCTTCACTCTGTTCATCATTCTTGTCTTCTTCCCTCTCATTGCCCATTACTACTTAACCACCATAGATGATGCCGACGATGCGGGCAAGCGCATCTTCGGCCCCCGCACGGGCAACGAGCTGTGCGAGGTGAAGCACGTCCAAGATTTGTGCCGCATCCGAGAGTCGGTGAGTGAAGAGCTGCTTCAGCTGGAGGCGAAGCGGCAGGAGCTGAACAGTGAGATTGCCAAGCTGAACCTCAAGATTGAAGCCTGCAAAAAGAGTATCGAAAACGCCAAACAGGATTTGTTGCAGTTGAAGAACGTCATCAGTCAGACGGAGCATTCTTACAAAGAACTGATGGCTCAGAACCAGCCCAAGCTCTCTCTGCCGATCCGGCTACTACCGGACAAAGACGATTCTAGCTTCCCTTTGCCAAAATCCAACAGGAACTGCCGGCTACACAACTGCTTTGACTATTCACGATGCCCACTAACCTCTGGTTTCCCAGTGTATGTCTACAACAGTGACCAGTTCAGTTTTGGGAGCTCCATAGACCCTTCCATTAAGCAAGCCTTTGAATCCACTGTCAGAACTAATGTGTACGTTACTGAAAATGCAAACATCGCCTGCATATATATCATCCTAGTAGGAGAAATGCAGGAGCCTGTCATGCCAAAACCTACTGATCTAGAGCAACAGTTGCACACTCTGCCATATTGGAGGACAGATGGACACAACCATCTCATTATCAACCTATCCAGGAAGTCTGAAACTCAGAACTTCCTTTATAATGTCAGCACGGGGCGAGCCATGATTGCCCAATCCACTTTTTACGATGTACAGTATCGCCTGGGTTTCGACATTGTGGTGTCCCCTCTAGTCTACGCTATGTCTGAACCCAACTTCCTAGAGATCCCACCCCAGGTGCCAGTCAAGCGAAAATACTTATTCAGCTTCCAAGGGGAAAAGGTTGAATCTCTCCGATCTAGCTTACAGGAAGTGcgttcctttgaagaagaaattGAAGGTAATGCGCCGGCAGACTATGACGATAGGATCATTGCTACCTTGAAGGCTGTTCAGGACAGCAAGCTAGACTTTGTCTTGGTCGAATTCACATGTAAGAACCAGCCCAAGCCAAGCCTGCCCACTGAGTGGGCTCTTTGTGGAGAAAGGGAAGACAGACTAGAGCTACTGAAACTATCTACTTTTGCACTGATAATCACGCCGGGGGACACCCACCTTGTCGTCTCCGCTGGGTGTGCCATGAGACTGTTTGAGGCTCTGGAAGTTGGAGCCATCCCCGTGATCCTTGGAGAGCAGGTCCAGCTACCCTACCACGACGTGATCCGGTGGAACGAGGCAGCCTTAATCATACCAAAGCCACGTATCACGGAAGTGCACTTCCTCCTGAGAAGCATTTCTGACAACGACCTCTTGGCCATGAGGAGGCAAGGCCGCTTCTTGTGGGAGACGTACTTTTCCACCTCGGACAGTGTCTTCAACACAGTCTTGGCCATTGTAAGGACTCGAATCCAAATCCCAGCTATCCCCATTCGAGAGGAAACAGCAGTGGAAATCCCTCACCGGTCTGGCAAAGCTACCGGCACAGACCCCAACATGGCTGACAATGGGGATTTAGATTTGGGGCCAGTAGAAACAGAGCCGCCTTACTCATCCCCCAAATACCTACGAAATTTTACCCTCACCGCAATGGACATTTACAGAAACTGGAACTCAGCTCCCGGTCCTTTCCACCTCTTTCCCCATACCCCCTTCGATCCTGTTCTGCCATCGGAAGCCAAGTTTTTGGGATCAGGGACTGGATTTCGACCTATTGGAGGAGGAACCGGTGGCTCTGGGAAAGAGTTCCAAGCGGCGTTGGGTGGCAATGTCCCAAGAGAGCAGTTTACGGTAGTCATGTTAACCTATGAACGAGAAGAAGTATTAATGAACTCCTTGGAGAGGCTGAATGGTCTCCCTTACTTAAACAAAGTGGTGGTAGTCTGGAATTCCCCCAAGCTTCCATCAGAGGATCTCCTGTGGCCGGACATTGGTGTTCCAATTGTGGTAAGATCATGCTCAGGTGCATACTTTTTATTTCTGGGAGAAACAAGTGGAAAGATCTcagatttcttccccccccccccccccatataaaaTAGTATATGTTTTCAGTGCTGTCTGTTACATCTCCCCAGTTTGGATCCCATAGTATATTTGCAGTTGGTGCTAGGTCAAGCTGTGTGTTTGCTTGGATAAGAGTGATTGTCCTTTGTCTGCCATCACCTCCCTTCCAGTATAGCCCCAGGATCCGGCGCTGTGCAGAGGTGTTGTCGAAATGCCACCTGTCTTTAATTCATAGCAAAGGCTATAGGAAGTTTTGGAAGGCTTGGTGCAACGGAACAAGCCCACCATTTATGGAAAACCCCAGCAATGATGTTGGTGCTTGGTTCACTGAGGTTAATTAAGACCAGTAGCTCAGCAGTCCAAAGTCTAGATTGCAAGATGGTGATTTGGTCAGCGGGTGAAGGCATTGTCCTGATTTCAGCACCCTCTAGTTCAGGGAGTGGAAATAGCAAATGTATTCCCAAGGGAACTCTGGGAACTGACCACGTAAGATCAGCTAGCTGGTGTATGCCAGTGAACTCCCTTTGGGTGTGAAGGCTGGCAGTAGTGGATTTGATTGAACCTGATCTGGCCTTTGCTGTTTTAGGCAGGAGATCTGTCCCTGTTCTGCTCCTTTTAGTGTACAATCATTTGCTAAgctattttttgttttcatctgaGTTCGGGAGTTCTTCTCTTTGAATGCTAGAGGAAGGTAAGGAGAGGGTGTGTAATTTGGTCGGGAAACCCTGCCGTTTTCATCTGCTCTAAAGATACAGTACAAGAAATGGACCTTCAAAAGTttacttttggggggtgggattaCAGCTCCTCAAATCCTGGAGGATTCTGATGGttccaaaaggaacttttccagtctTTGGTCAACAATGTCAGATACTGCATGAGctcattctcttcttttcttagCTCCAGTTCAAGGGAGCTGTCTTAACTGTTTCGCTTGTTTAATGACAGAATGAGAATGTGCATCCTTATATGTGTATATTTaccatttcaaaatatttagcTTCCTAGtccaaaaaggtgtgtgtgtctgtgtgtgtctgtgtgtgtgtgtgtgtaattatgCAGTGGGAAAAGGTACATTGAAGCTTATATACTTGGCATAAAGTAAGTGTTTTCAGTTTCATAGCTTCATTTGAAGAAATTCTGCTAATCAAGTCATAACATCAGTTCTTTTAAGTTTCTACTTACAGTCTGCTGgtggaatgcttttttttttttttttggatgatagTGATATTGTGATGTGTGTTTATCCCTCCACTAAGAAAGATGGCTGTCTTCTGCATTCCCTAACACTGATCCAAGGATTGTATgagtacaataggacccccttatccagaTCAGtatcactgattcacttatccatagtctgaaaatattaaaagaaaaaaatccagaaaaaaaactattttcacatgtattacaaGAATcagccactacagggagccagagactgctatgaatacttgttagtgaacaatacatagcatgatctctggtgccctctagtgaccagttatgctaatacctgtgaagattttttttctggatttttttccattttaccatgctatatatagcattctctctatatatagcattctctccatggttttcagtatccaccagggacttggaac
The Pogona vitticeps strain Pit_001003342236 chromosome 1, PviZW2.1, whole genome shotgun sequence genome window above contains:
- the EXTL3 gene encoding exostosin-like 3 encodes the protein MTGYTMLRNGGVGNGGQPWMLRWSSRIRLTWLSFTLFIILVFFPLIAHYYLTTIDDADDAGKRIFGPRTGNELCEVKHVQDLCRIRESVSEELLQLEAKRQELNSEIAKLNLKIEACKKSIENAKQDLLQLKNVISQTEHSYKELMAQNQPKLSLPIRLLPDKDDSSFPLPKSNRNCRLHNCFDYSRCPLTSGFPVYVYNSDQFSFGSSIDPSIKQAFESTVRTNVYVTENANIACIYIILVGEMQEPVMPKPTDLEQQLHTLPYWRTDGHNHLIINLSRKSETQNFLYNVSTGRAMIAQSTFYDVQYRLGFDIVVSPLVYAMSEPNFLEIPPQVPVKRKYLFSFQGEKVESLRSSLQEVRSFEEEIEGNAPADYDDRIIATLKAVQDSKLDFVLVEFTCKNQPKPSLPTEWALCGEREDRLELLKLSTFALIITPGDTHLVVSAGCAMRLFEALEVGAIPVILGEQVQLPYHDVIRWNEAALIIPKPRITEVHFLLRSISDNDLLAMRRQGRFLWETYFSTSDSVFNTVLAIVRTRIQIPAIPIREETAVEIPHRSGKATGTDPNMADNGDLDLGPVETEPPYSSPKYLRNFTLTAMDIYRNWNSAPGPFHLFPHTPFDPVLPSEAKFLGSGTGFRPIGGGTGGSGKEFQAALGGNVPREQFTVVMLTYEREEVLMNSLERLNGLPYLNKVVVVWNSPKLPSEDLLWPDIGVPIVVVRTEKNSLNNRFLPWDEIETEAILSIDDDAHLRHDEIMFGFRVWREARDRIVGFPGRYHAWDIPHQSWLYNSNYSCELSMVLTGAAFFHKYYAYLYSYVMPQAIRDMVDEYINCEDIAMNFLVSHITRKPPIKVTSRWTFRCPGCPQALSHDDSHFHERHKCINFFVKVYGYMPLLYTQFRVDSVLFKTRLPHDKTKCFKFI